In Cutaneotrichosporon cavernicola HIS019 DNA, chromosome: 1, one DNA window encodes the following:
- the PAB1 gene encoding uncharacterized protein (Binds the poly(A) tail of mRNA), which translates to MSSDTASTAPAAAAPPSPTPAAAPAPAAAGSGPVQPAPTSTTGQQQPGSSASLYVGELDPSVTEAMLFEIFNMIGHVASIRVCRDAVTRRSLGYAYVNYINAADGERALEHLNYSLIKNRPCRIMWSQRDPALRKTGQGNIFIKNLDDKIDNKALHDTFAAFGNILSCKVATDENANSRGFAFVHYETGEAAEAAIKSVNGMLLNDKKVYVGHHVSKKERQSKVEEQRAKFTNVFIKNLDPEIDQNGLDDLFKPFGEIVSAALGKDDDGKGKGFAFVNYVSHEAAKAAVDELNDKDINGRKLYVGRAQKRAERDEELRRLHDERRQENESKTAGVNLYVKNMDDEWDDDRLRQEFDFAGTITSAKVMRDDKAVSRGFGFVCFSSPDEATRAVQEMNGKMIGTKPLYVSLAQKKEVRRQALESQMQQRNAQRLQYAAANGLGGPQGYMQTPMYGYPPMGPYGNPMMPVRGVVGGYPGAPPMMGARPGARYPSGQPGAPVPMGYMPPNAQGAYPGMPPNYPVRPAGNARPPTAPAAARPGSSPVGAQQGLPRGQVPAARPQAEGAAPQPRLNAQALARASPIEQKQMLGEAIYPLIHDSQPELAGKITGMLLEMDNAELLHLVESPAALTEKVDEALRVLEDWGKDGKEGDVEGEVEEKEVEAEGEKGDEEKKE; encoded by the exons atgTCGTCCGACACTGCTTCTACCGCCCCCGCTGCGGCCGCGCCCCCCTCGCCTACCCCCGCTGCGGCTCCCGCACCCGCCGCTGCTGGTTCGGGCCCTGTGCAGCCCGCGCCTACCTCCACGActggccagcagcagcccggctcgtcggcgtcgctctACGTCGGTGAGCTCGACCCCTCGGTCACTGAGGCAATGCTCTTTGAGATCTTCAACATGATCGGCCACGTCGCGTCCATCCGCGTCTGCCGCGACGCTGTGACCCGTCGTTCGCTTGGCTACGCCTACGTCAACTACATCAACGCggcggacggcgagcgcgccctcgagcacctcaaCTACTCCCTGATCAAGAACCGCCCGTGCCGCATCATGTGGAGCCAGCGCGACCCCGCTCTCCGCAAGACTGGCCAGGGCAACATCTTCATCAAGAACCTTGACGACAAGATTGACAACAAG GCCCTCCACGACACGTTTGCCGCGTTCGGCAACATCCTTTCGTGCAAGGTTGCCACCGACGAGAACGCCAACTCGCGCGGCTTCGCCTTCGTCCACTACGAGACTGGCGAGGCAGCCGAGGCAGCGATCAAGTCGGTCAACGGCATGCTTCTCAACGACAAGAAGGTCTACGTCGGCCACCACGTCTCGAAGAAGGAGCGCCAGTCTAAGGTTGAAGAGCAGCGTGCCAAGTTCACCAACGTCTTCATCAAGaacctcgaccccgagatCGACCAGAATGGTCTCGATGACCTCTTCAAGCCTTTTGGCGAGATCGTCTCGGCTGCTCTTGGCAaggatgacgacggcaagggcaagggctTCGCCTTTGTCAACTACGTCTCGCAcgaggctgccaaggccgccgttgacgagctcaacgACAAGGACATCAACGGCCGCAAGCTCTACGTCGGCCGCGCCCAGAAGCGTGCTGAgcgtgacgaggagctccgccgcctccacgACGAGAGACGCCAGGAGAACGAGTCCAAGACTGCCGGCGTCAACCTCTACGTTAAGaacatggacgacgagtgggaCGACGACCGCCTCCGCCAGGAGTTTGACTTTGCCGGCACCATCACCTCGGCCAAGGTCATGCGCGACGACAAGGCTGTGTCGCGCGGCTTCGGGTTTGTCTGCTTCTCGTCGCCTGACGAGGCCACTCGCGCCGTCCAGGAGATGAACGGCAAGATGATCGGCACCAAGCCCCTCTATGTCTCGCTCGcgcagaagaaggaggtcCGCCGCCAGGCTCTCGAGTCGCAGATGCAGCAGCGCAACGCCCAGCGTCTCCAGTACGCCGCTGCCAACGGTCTCGGCGGCCCCCAGGGCTACATGCAGACACCCATGTACGGCTACCCCCCGATGGGCCCTTACGGCAACCCCATGATGCCCGTTCGTGGTGTGGTCGGCGGCTACCCCGGTGCTCCTCCCATGATGGGTGCTCGTCCCGGTGCTCGCTACCCATCTGGCCAGCCTGGTGCCCCAGTCCCCATGGGCTACATGCCGCCCAACGCCCAGGGCGCCTACCCCGGCATGCCTCCCAACTACCCCGTCCGCCCCGCAGGCAacgctcgtcctcccaccGCTCCTGCTGCCGCCCGGCCCGGCTCGTCGCCTGTCGGCGCCCAGCAGGGCCTTCCCCGTGGCCAGGTCCCcgcggctcgtcctcagGCAGAGGGTGCCGCTCCCCAGCCCCGCCTGAACGCCCAGGCTCTTGCCCGTGCTTCGCCCATTGAGCAGAAGCAGATGCTCGGCGAGGCTATCTACCCCCTCATTCACGACTCGcagcccgagctcgccggcAAGATCACCGGCATGCTTCTCGAGATGGACaacgccgagctgctgcacctcgtcgagtcTCCCGCTGCCCTTACTGagaaggtcgacgaggcgctccgggtcctcgaggactggggcaaggacggcaaggagggtgacgttgagggtgaggttgaggagaaggaggttgaggccgagggcgagaagggcgacgaggagaagaaggagtAA